From the Pseudomonas putida genome, one window contains:
- the rsd gene encoding sigma D regulator, with amino-acid sequence MLDSCQNAQERWGGVHKLIDRWLEEREELVQAFRTLRDAKPAFADKDTNGDFCTLLVDYVSAWHFEVSEQLVSEAKAFGDTRGLELATQINPRIDESTQFALAFNDHCDKGECKDPARFAEKLGKLGGLLHERFELEDCLIEVLHNAHKEEGAVEA; translated from the coding sequence ATGCTCGATAGTTGTCAGAACGCCCAGGAACGCTGGGGTGGGGTTCACAAGCTGATCGACCGTTGGCTCGAGGAACGCGAGGAGCTGGTTCAGGCTTTCCGCACCTTGCGCGACGCCAAGCCGGCCTTTGCCGACAAGGACACGAACGGCGACTTTTGCACGCTACTTGTCGACTACGTTTCGGCGTGGCATTTCGAAGTCAGCGAGCAACTGGTCAGTGAAGCGAAAGCGTTCGGCGATACGCGAGGCCTGGAACTGGCCACGCAGATCAATCCGCGCATTGATGAAAGCACTCAGTTTGCTTTGGCCTTCAATGACCATTGCGACAAGGGCGAGTGCAAGGATCCTGCACGTTTCGCCGAAAAGCTCGGCAAGCTGGGCGGCCTGCTGCACGAACGCTTCGAGCTCGAAGACTGCCTGATCGAGGTGCTGCATAACGCGCACAAGGAAGAGGGCGCGGTCGAAGCCTGA